One Festucalex cinctus isolate MCC-2025b chromosome 3, RoL_Fcin_1.0, whole genome shotgun sequence DNA window includes the following coding sequences:
- the chmp1a gene encoding charged multivesicular body protein 1a, translating to MDDTLFQLKFTSKQLERLAKKAEKESEKEQAKVKKALQQKNVECARIYAENAIRKKNEGLNWLRMASRVDAVASKVQTAVTMKSVTKNMGQVTKALDKALNSMDLQKVSAVMDKFESQVQNLDVHTSVMEDSMSSAMTLTTPQEQVDDLIHQIAEENGLEVMDQLNKLPAGSTSVGAESSRSQEKEDQLSRRLAALRN from the exons ATGGACG ACACACTTTTCCAGTTAAAG TTCACCTCCAAACAGCTGGAGAGACTCGCCAAAAAGGCCGAGAAGGAGTCTGAAAAGGAGCAGGCTAAGGTCAAAAAG GCTTTGCAACAGAAGAATGTGGAATGTGCTAGAATTTATGCTGAAAATGCCAtccggaaaaaaaatgaaggtctGAACTGGCTGCGCATGGCATCTCGAGTTGACGCTGTGGCCTCTAAAGTCCAAACCGCTGTCACAATGAAATCA GTGACTAAAAACATGGGCCAGGTGACCAAGGCTCTTGACAAAGCTCTGAACTCTATGGACCTACAAAAGGTCTCTGCTGTCATGGATAAGTTTGAAAGCCAAGTCCAGAACCTTGACGTCCACACTTCA GTAATGGAGGACTCCATGAGCTCTGCAATGACACTGACAACACCACAAGAACAGGTGGATGACTTGATCCACCAAATCGCGGAGGAAAATGGCCTGGAGGTGATGGATCAGCTCAACAAATTGCCTGCAGGATCCACCTCAGTGGGTGCAGAGAGTTCACGTAGTCAAGAGAAGGAAGACCAGCTTTCTAGACG